The sequence below is a genomic window from Silene latifolia isolate original U9 population chromosome 7, ASM4854445v1, whole genome shotgun sequence.
CCTTTGAAACAAGAGCACTGTCCAATTACAGCTGTTTGTAGTTATTCCGATCAGTTACGGAGCTTATGATGTATATCTTCACCTTTCACAATTTTCTCTCCAATGTCCGTTTTGAGGCTTGGTAGCTTGTATCTTAGGGAAAACTCTGAATGCTAAATATGCATGCCATGAGATTGAGCAtataaaatcaactaaataaTCTTTTCCTAAATGGAACATCAATGTGTTTGCAACTTCTCATTACCGGAATTTATTTTTCTCACTCTTCAGCAAACTTCGATTTGCTCAGGAATTTGAGATCAAGTTTCCATCTTTTGCAATTTGTATCTACTGGAGTTCGAAGCCTATGGGCATCTACAATTACATGTTTTATGTCATTTTATGAGTTGATGGAAATATGGCACTTCATTGTGATACGTTCTAAACAAGGTCTCTCTACAACCCAtgttttgtttaatgttgctcCTTTAAATATAGAGTTCTGGAACATTAAGAACCCCATTTATGCCTTTTAGGTTTTCCTAAGCTTTACAGGAAACATATGGGTTACTGCTTATCCATTATGTTTGACATGGCAGCCTGCACTCAGTCTGTGCGCTCTGCTCCAAATGACGGTGTTATATTTATATCTTTGTTTCAAAACTGTAATTTTGATGTACAAGATGTACTATTCTCGATTTCTAAtctctctcttatgataatattTGAGAAGAGCATTATCTGTTGGGTTGGTGTAAGGCTTTCCCCATAAAAATCAATTTATCATGCCACTGTATATGAAGGAATTGTTGACACTTGGCAGTCAACATTTACGATTTTATTCTAGATGTTAGGCACTGGTTTATGTTATCTTCACATGAACGCGATACGAATTAGAATTTCGTACCGTGCAACTTGTGGAGAACGTATTTCTTCGTGAATATTTTTTCACTACCGCTTTTCATTTAGATTTCTAAATCCGGTGTATCAAATATTCTACAACATTTGGAAGGATCAGTCACAAGAGTGTATTGGGATGTGTCTATGCTTCCGACTGACAGTGGAATTTCTGTGCTTCTGTGATGTATGAAACCTTATCAAGTCACAGTAATTGTTTAGACAAGGTTCCTCACAGTCAAGAGTCTCAAGACCATTTCATTCTTACTGTAACTTCAACAATAGCTGTTGCACCGTGCATTATTAATTCTGGTATTCCTAGATAGGTTCAGTGTCGTAGTGTTTCAGGGTGAAGAAATGGTTCAGGATTATGTTCGAGAAATTATGTTCGAGAAATTGTTTCAAATGCATGTGTATCTATGATTGGTTCTTGATAGCTGTCTCTATCTTGTTAAAGCTTTGCCCAGATTTCGTGTGTTATTTCATCTCTTTGTTTCATGAGTGTTGGCTTCTCATACGATCTTAGCATTTGCTCTGCAGGTTCCTAGTGAGCAAAAGCTGCCATCACTCTATCTTCTTGATAGTATTGTCAAGAATATTGGTAGAGATTACATCAAGTTTTTTGCAACAAGACTACCTGAGGTAAGAATTTTATATTTTTGTACTCTGTTTCAGTTAACAGTACATTTGGGCTATGCTATGTGGCCCTAATCTTGACACTTTTCCATCCCTCAGGAGTCAAGACTAGTTTTTCAAAATACGTTTGACGAGTTACAAGTGCCTTGTCTTTTCCAATCATCTAGCATTATGTCGAAAAATGGATGTTTTGATCTCATGGTTACCTGTGTTGTCCTCGTGTCTTTAGTTATTACAGATAAAGCTTTATTGTGTTCGTTTGAAGTTTGGGATTGATTGTTTTCAAAGAATGACTATTTTGTGTGGCGcgtgttttttttttccaatgcTGCATCACTAGTTAAGACTCTTCCCTCTTATAAAGCAATTTTAAGAAGAATCAACCATGCTTTTTAAcctttattttccaaattttatgAAACATTTTCTTGTATGTCACCTTACGTTTTGGCTGGGATTCTTTAGGTATTTTGCAAGGCTTATAGACAAGTTGAGCCTCCAATCCATTCTAGTATGCGGCATCTTTTTGGAACCTGGAAGGGAGTTTTCCCTCCTCAGCAGCTGCAGATTATTGAGATGGAGTTGGGATTTTCGACTGCTGTCAATGGGTCATCATCTGGATCCGCCTCATCAAAGACCGATTCACAAACTCAGCGTCAGCCCCACAGTATCCATGTGAATCCCAAATATTTGCAAGCTAGACAACGGCTTCAACAAGAAAGTCCGGTAAGCTATATATCTTAGTGCTGTTTTGCATGTTTGTACTTTGGCCTAGTATAGTTCCTCAGATTATTTTGGTACCATGTGAGTTGTCTAATGATATagaaaacaacaaaaaaatccTGCCAAACAAAAGTATGCTTTGCAGCTAATTTTCGTCTTGCTCTTATTGGACCTTGAGCAATTAAAACACTCACTTTATTGTAAAATTTTGTCTTAGAATTGGCTGACTCATCGTTTAAAAATGCGTTAGATTTGTAATATTTTAGCTGGCAACCCGTTGTTATATACTTTGATAGTGAAAGGGACATCTGATTTCAGTCAACTGTATTTGCTACTAACATGCTATATTGCTATGCTCTATGCACTACTCCATGCTGCTTAGAGCCCTAGATGCATGGGAGTTGTACTGTAAGATAACTCCATTACAGTTCTAATTTTAGAGAAGCTTTGTAGATTTTTTGGGAAATGAGGAAGGCAATGGGGCAAAAGAAGGCGGTGAGGGTCACAGACAGGAACAGGATGAAACAACAGGACATATAAGTCAACCTCTATGTTCTTTTTATCTTGTTAGATTTCAGGAACATGTAaatataagagttaaatgttGGTAACCTAATTTCTTGTTTCTAATTTTGTATTCTCTTAATGTCTGAACCAGTCTACAAAACATGACAGACTACCAACAAAGTAGGTAGTTATCCTATGTTCTCTTTGTCTGTCCACTTATATTTGCCACTGTCAAATTAACATAGTTATTCCGATTACAATACATGGTCGCTAGAGTACCAGACTTGAATTTTTGTTAAAAGTAAGTTCACATTTCATTCTTACACACTGCacacaattattattattgttttcttcTTTTGTTGTGCTTGTCGTTTTCATTCCTTTTGAGAGTGGCTGTCAATTGAGCGGCAGAAGTTTCTCGTCATTTTGTATTTGTTACATGACTGAGTCCTGGACATGAATCACAGTAACATTCTGGATATTGGATCTTGAATCGTCAGTCAGTCACTCTGGCCATTTCTGATTTCCTACCGAGTGCAAAAGGGTGATCATATGAAGGGATTTGGATTAACCATCGCAGTGTTGCTATTGATCATGTTTTACCGCATTATTTGTTTAACCGTTAATTAACCGTTGAATCTGACTAACAATGGCGCGCTATAAAATGTCGGCTGTTTAGCTTATCCAGTGGATTCCTCATTTTTCGGTGTATCAAAACATTTTCTCTTTGCCATGTATGTGCTGGTAGTTGCAACCTTTCACTTGTGCCTAGGTGACCGGCTGCATTTAGATGTACTTGATCGAAACATATTTACGTCTTTTTACTGATTTTTTCCCCCTTTTGCATCAACTCATGCAGCCTAAAGTAATCGATACAAGCGGGGTCGATGTAGGATCTTCCGAAGATGTGGAAAGGCCAACTAGGACCAGTCTACAAAAGCCGCGTGGTGCTGGATATGGAAACGTTGATTTTCCTTCAGGTGTAAAGAGATCTCTAACTACAGTCAGTAAATCAATCGGACAAGGAAATGAAAAACAATGGCTTGGTGCTAGCGGAGAGGTGGAAGAGTCTATTTCTACCCAAAGAAATGGGTATGATGCCAAACGTGCGATTTCTAATTACAAAAGTGCCAGAGCAGCAAGTACTGATGTTCCTTTACTTCAGAATCCTCCAAGAAGTAGCCTAGAGGTGTCTAAGAGCTGGAAGAACTCCGAAGAAGAGGAGTTCAGGTGGGATGATTTGAGCAATAGGACAACTGATCATGGTGCTATAGACAAATTGGTATGTTATCATGATTGTGCTTGTCATTTCCGAGTACATGTATACTTGATTTTATAATATCTGGGGAGGCAAAACATAATTGGGAGTTGTTTCACTAAGAGTTATATAAATTCTTTTTTGGGTGTCCATTTTTCTTGCCAGGTAATGAATGTTTTTATTTGCTTTGGCATTATCTCAGCTTCGTGTACATAATGAGGCAAAATGGTTCATTGTTTCCCTCCCCCCCTTCATCTGCATGGCTTTCCGGAGTAATTGACCTGGTAAACTCTCGCTATGGTGTCAATTTGCAGGAATTCGGTAATCATCATTCTAAATTGCAAACTCAAAGTGAAGGCAGATACAACATTGAGAGTCCCACTGAACCAAAAGATTCACCTTTTGCTCAACCAAGGTCCAGTAGTCCTTCGTTGCAGCAAGTAGGCACTCGTTCTTTGGCGGGTTTATCAAATTTTGGTGTTCCAGCTGCTGCTGCCTCAGGTGCCAAAGCTTCCCTGGGGCAACAATACTCAACTGGACAAACTGTGGGCCCCCGACGTCCACCTTCTGCCATTTCTAAAAGAGATCCACGTCAAAGTCTTATTGAAAAAGACATTTTGAAATCTCAATCCTTGGTTCAGACTAATCCAAGAGCAGCTTTGATTTCTGGCCAGCCAAACACGGGGCTTCGTGATTTACCAGGTCGGAATCAAAATCCCCAACTAGGATATCTGCCAAAAATGCAATCGCAGACCTCACAGAAGCCATCTTCCGTTGTGTCTTCTTCTGAACAAAGTCATTATGTTCCATCATCACTGCAATTGTCAAATCCAGAAGCTAAGCTTACTGGCATTGTTCAGAAAGCTAAGCAGGTCCTGGGATCACCGTCTCTTGGGCATGTGGCTTCACCAGTCAGTTCGAATCCGCTCCCGGGAGATTCAAGTGAACAATCAAATGTGAGCAACTTGTTGGCTGCTGTTATGAAAAGTGGGTTGATCACTGGCAGGCCCATTTCAGGACAGGTAGCTGTTCAATCACCAGCAACAAATTCTCCAACTTCTAGGGGTGCTACAATATCGTCAGGTCCTCGTGATACAGCTGGCCCCAATGCGCCTGAAGGAGAAGTGGAAAAGCCACCAGTCACATCTTGTCCTTCAAATTCTTTGCCTCTTGCGACCAGTACATCAGCTCAAATTTCCAAAAAGGCAAGTGGTGATTCAAATCCACTCTCAATCTTAAGTACATTGATTTCAAAGGGCTTGATATCTGCACCGAAACCTGAAGAAATAGTTCCTGCCTCTATCATATGCGATGGTCGGATTTCAGAGCAAAGCCCTACAGTTGCTACTAATGCCAGTGTGACATTACCACCAGTTCGCAAAAGCTCTGAAGCCCTGCCTGCAGTAGCTAGTGATGAGACTACACCTTCCGGACCTGCTGAAAAGGCGCCTGACATCGTTGTTCCAAGTGCAAAAGCTGAAGCTGAATATCTCATTGGATTAGAATTTAAGCCACCTGTGCTACGTAACTTCCATTCAGTTGTAATTGACAGACTCTCGGAAGACCACCCCCACAGGTGCGATGTGTGTGGTCTTTGTTTTAAACTGGAAGAAAGGCTTGCCAAACATTCAGAATGGCATGCTTTCAAAAGTTCAATAGGGAACTGCACAAACCCACCATCGAGAAGATGGTACTCAAATACTAAGGAGTGGATAGATGGTAATGCGGGTTTCCCATTTGGGTATAATTTCACCTGCCTCTCTGAAGAGTCTAGCAGGACAGGAGAAGACAATGAGAAAATGGTTCCTGCAGATGAAAGTCAATGTGTGTGTCTGTTGTGTGGTGAGCTTTTTGAGGATTTCTATAGTCAAGAAAGGGATGAATGGATGTTCAAAGGGGCAGTTTATATCCCGAATATGTCTGGAAACACGGAAACAGGACCATCGTATGAGAGTGGTATGCACAATATGATTGTGCATTGTGACTGTATGTCAGAAGAATCACTTCGAGAGCTGGGACTCTTCAGTGGCATTAAAGTGGTAAGTTTCGTTGGAGTACATTAAATATAAGCTCTTTATACTGTGTACGAGTCCAGAAATAAAATATCTTTTTTAGCGGTCCGTGGTGAAAATGTTTGGTTTCTCTTTACCATTATGAAATCTTTACATTTGTCTATCAGTATTAACCAAGACATCATTGTTGGGGTAGGCGACTGGCTACTTAGCATGTCTTGTAGCAGATCTGAAAGTTGCCCAAAATGCCGAGCAAAGCGGACTCGAGACTTTTTGCTTGTATCCTAGTGCATATCATTATTAGTATGGCTAATTTGCTACGTTTTACTGTGCAGGAAAAGAACACATAAGTATGCAACTTGCATGTAACAACCACTGAGATTAATCTCGGGGGAGAGGGGATGAGTTTACTCAGGGTTGATGCTACCAGGACTAAAGGTGTATCTTCCAAATGACCTATTGCATCATATCATTTCTATAATCCGATTTTACACAGGGAGCTCATAAGCTCCAACACCACCCCCAACTGATTGTGCTGCAGCCTGCAACTTATGTTACTCTCACAATCAATTTGGTGCTATGCTATGTCAAAATGATACATACATGTAGGGGGGATTCCATCAAAATATATATTGTTGGAATATTTTCTGTGAGGTGGGATAGCCAGCATCCTTATTCGGAACTGGTGAAAACGGCAAGAAATCTAGACCTGTGTTAATAGATGCAGTTGAAGTGAATCAGAAGTTTTGGGTTACATGTTTAGTGGTTTGTGTTTGCATGTTGAATCACAGGCCCGCGACGATATTCATCCTTTGAAAACTTTGCATCAAACCTGCTTATTTATTCAAGTTGTCAAATTTCAAGAATAGTTAATGAACGATTAAAAGCATGagtttaattttcttttttcttttgtaCGTAAATGGAGGAAAATGATTATTTTGATGCTGATGATGAATTTGAATGCAGTTCGCAAGTATTAACATTTCTAATGACTTAGTAAAGTTGGCTAACATTTACACCTAAGTACTGTATATCATACGGAGTATTCCGTATGAAGCTATGAGATCTAAATCTGTAACATTTCCCACTCATCCTTGAGGACCAAAATTGTGCTTTTCtgcctaaaaaaaataaaaataaacaagtcTTGTTATAAGCCGTCTGCCTCAAGCAATGAGATCTTAATCTTTTAACTGTTTTTTTTCTGCATATCAAACAATGTATTTTGCTATTTTTGTACAAAGGTATGTAAGAGTTAAACAAATGTTAATTCCTAATGACGATGATCAAGTTTTATTAACTCGCAAAAAATTTAAACGCGATGAGCTATGCTTCTTTTCTTTAGTTGCCTCTTCATGTTGATAGAGTTGGTCAACATGGACGTATTCCGTGTGAACCTCATCGACCTCAACTTGGACCACTTTTGACTTTGATGGATGTGCCTGCTCCTTGAACAATGTGGGAAATGTGGCTGGCATCGGGGGTGCTGATGGAGCCGGCTGCTCCACTATTGGTGGAGGCCACCGTCGGTTCAAGTGTTGTGGCGAGGCAGCGGGTGACTCCGGCTTTGGCTTTCGTTGCCTGAGGGGTGAAATCCTCGACGCTGATGATGGCGGTGGAGGAGAACCTTGATGTCCTTGATTCTAGTCATTGTACGACAAATAAGAATCCAACCAAATTCACGAACTCTGAATAAGAAAAACAAGGTTGAGTGAAAGAGAGGAA
It includes:
- the LOC141592303 gene encoding polyadenylation and cleavage factor homolog 4-like, with translation MESSRRPPFDRSRELSSLKKPRLSAEDPRRLPPPNNSGNLTTIGTGLGSNRFRNNANEGVGEVRGTIQQFQQHQELLNQYKTALAELTFNSKPIITNLTIIAGENLQAARAIASTICSHIIEVPSEQKLPSLYLLDSIVKNIGRDYIKFFATRLPEVFCKAYRQVEPPIHSSMRHLFGTWKGVFPPQQLQIIEMELGFSTAVNGSSSGSASSKTDSQTQRQPHSIHVNPKYLQARQRLQQESPPKVIDTSGVDVGSSEDVERPTRTSLQKPRGAGYGNVDFPSGVKRSLTTVSKSIGQGNEKQWLGASGEVEESISTQRNGYDAKRAISNYKSARAASTDVPLLQNPPRSSLEVSKSWKNSEEEEFRWDDLSNRTTDHGAIDKLEFGNHHSKLQTQSEGRYNIESPTEPKDSPFAQPRSSSPSLQQVGTRSLAGLSNFGVPAAAASGAKASLGQQYSTGQTVGPRRPPSAISKRDPRQSLIEKDILKSQSLVQTNPRAALISGQPNTGLRDLPGRNQNPQLGYLPKMQSQTSQKPSSVVSSSEQSHYVPSSLQLSNPEAKLTGIVQKAKQVLGSPSLGHVASPVSSNPLPGDSSEQSNVSNLLAAVMKSGLITGRPISGQVAVQSPATNSPTSRGATISSGPRDTAGPNAPEGEVEKPPVTSCPSNSLPLATSTSAQISKKASGDSNPLSILSTLISKGLISAPKPEEIVPASIICDGRISEQSPTVATNASVTLPPVRKSSEALPAVASDETTPSGPAEKAPDIVVPSAKAEAEYLIGLEFKPPVLRNFHSVVIDRLSEDHPHRCDVCGLCFKLEERLAKHSEWHAFKSSIGNCTNPPSRRWYSNTKEWIDGNAGFPFGYNFTCLSEESSRTGEDNEKMVPADESQCVCLLCGELFEDFYSQERDEWMFKGAVYIPNMSGNTETGPSYESGMHNMIVHCDCMSEESLRELGLFSGIKVEKNT